A region from the Myxococcales bacterium genome encodes:
- a CDS encoding diguanylate cyclase, translating into MVARSRCSLDLDRCDRSTASTVVRSGISCSPPRGGAGADGEKSDLVARWGGEEFVVALSHTAASGARVVAGTSPAPIADRAIALPRPHV; encoded by the coding sequence CTGGTCGCACGCTCTCGCTGCTCACTCGACCTCGATCGCTGCGACAGGTCAACGGCATCCACGGTCGTGAGGTCAGGGATCTCGTGCTCTCCACCACGGGGGGGCGCTGGCGCAGACGGTGAGAAGAGCGATCTGGTGGCGCGGTGGGGTGGCGAGGAGTTCGTGGTCGCCCTGTCGCATACGGCGGCGTCGGGTGCGCGCGTGGTGGCCGGAACGTCTCCGGCGCCGATCGCCGACCGCGCCATCGCGCTGCCCCGACCGCACGTTTAA